Proteins encoded together in one Fundulus heteroclitus isolate FHET01 unplaced genomic scaffold, MU-UCD_Fhet_4.1 scaffold_388, whole genome shotgun sequence window:
- the LOC118560107 gene encoding uncharacterized protein LOC118560107, giving the protein MNKLDNLESDDLFDPSSNESGEEYVPKSSEEYSEDTDTSEIMETDDQKRLLLCHFKKVAVSPPPVMKENSKDKCTERGLHRGRSPTKKHEKFHKSKRRRFSPSLCRTKCIGEAQSADQIGRSSEDDSSATSTPVAEDDGVFYSSVADDRCPKVSPVIPAVSKSQDGSRIYNKKQYCLYCKQGYIKISRHLERAHHNKPEVAQAIAFPKGSRERRLHLEHLRNRGNFAHNVEVLNSGTGRLVPRKQPRETSESQNYLHCTYCQGLFTKKVLWRHMTICKFKPNVVKKPGKTRVQSLCAFAVPPPPGVKTEFWKLLNSMIQDEVYSAVKSDELIIEYGQHLYNRLGYDPTKHEYIRQKMRELGRLLIHSKKITPMTTIEEHIKPANFMLVVESVKSLAGFTVETNTYRCPSLALKIGYSLTKISQLVESRANVQKNYSAAKDARAFRNVYESRWNEFVSAASLRTLQESKWNAPQLLPFTKDVQTLHLHLSEQQQHFYNQLSTEVSSQTWMNLTKVTLTQVILFNRRRSGEVSKMSLSAYLSSIPNSDQDDLKEALSDLEKKLCKHFRRLEIRGKRGRKVPVLLTPEMQQSLDMLVSKRQECGVPTENIYLFARPFAMSCYRGSDCLRHFASTCGAKRPDTLTSTKLRKQTATLSQILNLSNTELDQLANFLGHDIRVHRQFYRLPEGTLQLAKISKVLMALEQGRLVDFKGKSLDDITIDPEENVKLDSEEEAEFESDPKEDQVTSIGEHRPEMEDRNAEIQDNRTPSQTSKSSSPKKGKSRQPSKRRNWEKAEILAVEKHLMPFINTCRVPGKTDCETCLKQEPVALRHRNWLAIKFYVKNRITALKNKV; this is encoded by the exons atgAACAAACTTGATAATTTGGAGTCCGATGACCTATTTGACCCTTCATCAAATGAGAGTGGAGAAGAATATGTTCCTAAAAGTAGTGAGGAATACTCTGAAGATACTGACACAAGTGAAATTATGGAAACTGACGATCAGAAAAGACTCCTCctctgtcattttaagaaagttGCAGTTTCACCTCCCCCTGTGATGAAGGAGAACAGTAAAGATAAATGTACGGAGAGGGGACTTCACAGGGGACGTTCACCAacaaaaaagcatgaaaaatttCATAAATCCAAAAGGCGACGTTTTAGTCCTTCACTCTGTCGCACTAAATGCATTGGTGAGGCTCAGTCAGCTGATCAAATTGGACGTTCAAGTGAAGACGACAGCTCTGCCACATCAACACCTGTTGCAGAAGATGATGGTGTATTTTACTCTTCAGTTGCAGATGATAGATGTCCTAAAGTTTCTCCTGTCATACCTGCTGTTTCAAAAAGTCAGGATGGGTCACGCATTTACAACAAAAAGCAGTACTGTTTGTACTGTAAACAGGGATACATAAAAATTTCAAGGCATTTGGAGCGTGCTCATCACAACAAACCTGAGGTTGCACAAGCCATAGCTTTTCCCAAAGGCTCCAGGGAAAGAAGGTTACACCTCGAACATTTGAGAAACAGAGGCAACTTTGCACATAATGTTGAGGTGCTTAATAGTGGCACTGGAAGACTGGTTCCACGCAAGCAACCAAGGGAAACATCTGAATCACAAAATTATCTCCACTGCACCTATTGCCAAGGATTATTCACAAAAAAAGTCCTCTGGAGGCACATGACAATCTGCAAGTTCAAGCCCAATGTTGTCAAGAAACCTGGCAAAACACGAGTTCAGTCGCTCTGTGCATTTGCTGTTCCCCCTCCCCCAGGAGTGAAGACAGAGTTCTGGAAGTTGTTGAACTCCATGATTCAGGATGAGGTGTACTCTGCTGTAAAATCTGATGAACTCATCATTGAATATGGACAGCATCTTTACAATAGACTGGGTTATGATCCCACAAAACATGAGTACATTCGTCAAAAGATGAGAGAACTTGGAAGACTTTTGATACATTCAAAGAAAATTACCCCCATGACGACGATTGAAGAACACATTAAACCTGCAAATTTTATGCTGGTTGTGGAATCTGTAAAATCCCTAGCAGGTTTTACGGTTGaaacaaacacctacaggtgcccTAGTTTAGCGTTGAAGATTGGATACAGCTTGACAAAAATTTCACAGCTGGTTGAAAGTCGTGCAAATGTGCAGAAGAATTACAGTGCAGCTAAAGATGCTCGTGCATTCCGAAATGTTTATGAATCAAGATGGAATGAGTTTGTGTCAGCTGCATCTCTGAGAACACTCCAGGAATCAAAGTGGAATGCTCCACAGTTGCTTCCCTTTACTAAAGATGTCCAGACTCTTCATTTACATCTAAGTGagcaacaacaacatttttacaACCAATTATCAACAGAAGTATCCTCACAAACCTGGATGAATCTGACCAAAGTCACCCTGACTCAAGTGATTCTGTTCAACAGACGCCGATCCGGGGAAGTATCAAAAATGTCCCTTTCCGCATATCTGTCTTCGATTCCAAATAGTGATCAGGATGATTTGAAAGAAGCTCTATCTGaccttgaaaaaaaactgtgcaaacattttagaagaTTAGAAATAAGAGGGAAAAGGGGCAGAAAGGTACCAGTCCTACTGACTCCAGAAATGCAGCAGTCATTGGATATGCTTGTCAGCAAACGACAGGAATGTGGTGTACCTACAGAAAACATCTACTTATTTGCAAGACCATTCGCAATGAGTTGCTATCGTGGCTCTGATTGCCTTCGGCATTTTGCTAGCACCTGTGGAGCCAAAAGACCAGACACATTGACATCAACAAAGCTGCGCAAGCAAACAGCAACTCTGTCTCAGATTTTGAACCTGAGCAATACAGAGTTGGATCAGCTAGCAAATTTCCTTGGTCACGATATAAGAGTTCATCGCCAGTTTTACAGGCTTCCAGAAGGCACCCTTCAGCTTGCTAAAATCAGTAAAGTACTCATGGCACTGGAGCAGGGACGTCTTGTTGACTTTAAAGGAAAAAGCCTGGATGACATAACCATTGACCCTGAAG AGAATGTGAAGTTGGACAGTGAGGAAGAGGCAGAGTTTGAGTCAGATCCTAAGG aGGATCAAGTCACATCCATCGGGGAACATAGACCAGAAATGGAGGACAGAAATGCCGAAATACAGGACAATAGGACACCTTCACAAACCAGCAAAAGTAGTTCACCTAAAAAGGGTAAAA GTCGCCAGCCATCTAAGAGGAGAAATTGGGAGAAAGCAGAGATCCTTGCAGTTGAAAAGCACTTGATGCCATTCATCAACACATGTCGTGTTCCAGGGAAGACTGATTGTGAGACGTGTCTAAAACAGGAACCTGTTGCACTCAGACACCGAAATTGGCTAGCTATTAAGTTTTATGTCAAGAATCGCATAACAGCCCTCAAAAACAAAGTTTAG